Below is a genomic region from Rosa chinensis cultivar Old Blush chromosome 5, RchiOBHm-V2, whole genome shotgun sequence.
ATATATGCTTATATGCATCCTATCCTTCTCTTCCATTCATCCATctcttcttcaattcttttattttgatCTTGTTATCAGatgcatttttttttggtaaatattAGACACATGGTTTAATAATTGTTTTCTGCAATATCTTGATGAAACAAATACATGATTATATTTAATTGATTATGATATTAATTTGGTTAGTTTGTACTAGTAGCTAATTCAATGATGTTTATACATATGATGGCAATATATATGTGTAGGTAACCATTTGGGAAGCGGAAGCAGCGATGAGAGCTAGCTTGTGTCGACGCTGCCCCAAAAACTTAATATAGGCTTTGGTAGTTGGCCACCAAACTAAATAGGAAGGGCGAAGGAGGTAGCGATAACAATGAAGTCTAAAATGGAGAAATTTTTGAGTTTGGGACTGGGTATGCATCCTTGTTACAAGATCAGTGTTAAGAAGGTTAATATAAACCATCTCAGAAGAAGGAAGTATTTGCTGGGTGTGATAAGGTTTTGCTGGGTGTAAAAATAAGGGTATTATTGGAAAAGTTGATTGGTGTAGTTAAAGATTTTATGATTTTGCTGGGTGTAAAAAAGCTGCTGGGTATACTTAGACATTTGCTGAGTACATTTAAAAACACCCTTttaccaatgtgatacctgaagtcTTATTATGACATCGATAAAATGCATCCGTCCAATTTCCGTGACGGCTTCGTCAAAttgatgacgtggcaagcacgtgttACGCATGTGATATTTTTATGAAGAGCAAAATTGTTTTTCtctattaattaatttttaaaaaaaattaaaaaaaaaaacatatgaagCATgaatagctctctctctctctctctctctctctctggatttttcttcttcttcacgaTCCTCTGCAACTCCTAATCCTACCTCCAACTCCCTCTTCTCAGTCGAGACCCCTTCCCTACACCATTTCCAATAATTCATGgtaataaaaaaggaaaaaaaatcacaagCCATTTTCTCCATGTTCTTGAACCCAGATCAggcaaaaagaaatagaaaataaagAGATTCCAAGCCATTGTTTTTCTATATAATTGTGGAGGGTATTCTAGTTAGTTGATGTTAGTTGGTCATCAGTTAGTCAAATATAATTAAAGATCAAAATTAGATGACTAAGCAAATCCAGATTCCCCATCTAACTAGAAAAAACCTATCCCTTGTTGAGAATGTATACATaccacatgggaaaaataagaccttgcctatgagtttataacgggttgggccactccatccattgccaattggttttggatgtgaaccccatattactttatTGTGGTATCAGAGTGGGTTATCCCACGTGCATGCCTCGCAGCCACATGGGGTCCACATCACTCATGCACAAGTGGTCCACATCACCCAATAAAGTTGTCCACGAgtatgacttgaaaattcgtcacacgtgcgggggcgtgacATGGACCCCGTGTGACCACCCCAGATTTTTTAATTGTTGTACGAGGTGCGAATTCACGATATAACAGACAAGAGAGACAAAGATAGCATATCTGAAATTCGAAGACTTACAATGGGGTGGTGGTCCAGATTCCCTAAAAATCCCCCACATCTTCCTTTCCTTCATGATCCTCTACTATCGGAGATTCGTGAATCTCGTCCATTTGCTGCTGTAATCAGATTGTAAAAGCTGATAGATTCCCCTCCTTCGTCACTTTGTTAGAAAAAAAGTCAAATCGGATTTAGGAGTGTTTGGGTATGCCTTTGATTAGGTTTAGGAGATAATGGATATAGAATGGAGGGAAATCGGGTTTTAATTTCAAGAACGGCTCCATTTGGATAATCAGCATTTAGACGGAGTAGTGACGGAATTTGGACGGAGGAATCACGTTAATATGAAATTGGGACTTCAAGTATCACATTGGTACACTTATGAGTCTGGGTATCACGTTGGCCTTGGCACTTAAGTTCAGGCACTGACAGTgaatttttctctaattttaattcacagttttgaatgtcttaatgattatcaattttgctgaaaatttgcagatgtgatctactcatatagacctaaaaattgaacggtagAAATGcagatatgtgatcgaaaagtgggtctaataaGCTATCTCTTACaatgacaggaaaaaaaaaaggatctctTATTAGAAGGGCTGTTTGTGTGCGCACACACCATATTCCTATCATCTATAAATAAGCTGGACTAAATTTAAGTGATAGTTGTCATTTCTTATGCTCACATTCTATAGTACATACTAAATATAATGAGGTAAATTATCCTTTAGCTCTCTCCAAAACCTAGTTTCCAAGGCTTTAGACTTCTTTCATGGTGGCCGACATTGGTTTCCCCTCTCACTGAAggttttctctccattctccatGGTCTGTCATCCGCTCTCTAAACGGATTTGGGCGGCGATGGACTTTGCGACTGCGATGACGGTGGCACAAAGCTATGTAATTCAAGAAGTGGTGGCAGGGGCAATTTAGATACTCTAAACTATAAAAGAAAGACCCTTCGTCTAAGGTTCGAAGACGAGGACGCCTGCACCTCATACATGTGGCGATAGTGTTGGTGCGGGTTACGGTGACGCACGCGCGGGTCTGTATGTGTGGTGGTGGCAGATCTGTGGCAGAGGAGTAATGGAGATCAGCTGCCCTTTTATAGTTGGATTTTGAAATCGGGGCCTATTAGAGAAGGGCTTGGCAATGGGCTCAACTACGGCTTTCAACTAGACTAAATTAATGGGCTTCTACTCTGTCGGGTTTCGTATATGGGATCCAGATGGATTAACTTGTGTCAAGTTCCTTCTTATTCGAGTGTTTCTTGCTAACAATCTATTATTACTATGCAAATATTTAGTCATGGTATAATAGGCTTGCTTAGAATAAATGAGCATTGGACGTTAAATAAGTGGACCTATTTCTATGTGCCGCTATAGTACCACCACAACTTCTTGTCTGTCTTTAAATGCtagccaaaagatatgtaacgaataacttgagatgaatgaaatttAAGAtgattattaaaaaataaactaaCTTTTGAGTACCAATAGCTTCTTTCCTCTAAAGAGCAAAGCCACAAAGCCAACCCTTCAAGTTTGTGCAACTACGTTCGTCTGGCGGTGCGTGGTGTCTAGGCAAGCCTCTGGCTTTGCCCATGCCTGTGGACTGCCGCTGGACGGGCACTTAGATGTTTGGGCTCATGAGCATGCTTCTTCAAGTGTTGCTTATTTGGAAGCTTGGCAAGATAGGTTGCGGCGGTGGTTTTTCGATGCGACCCTGAAGCACTAAGATCAGACTGTTCTGATCTCGAAGTTGCAGTGCTTGGAGGATGTAATCTTGGGGCGCTTGGAGGACGAGATCTTGGTCTGTGTCTTTCATGTGACGGTGGTCAGCGCGGCAACATCTGGGATAGGCGCAGGTCTCTAGAGATGTGTGCGTGGAGGCTGGAGCGTGGAGTGGCATGGCGGCTAATCGTATGCTGTGGCGTAGGGGTATAGTGCACTGGGCCTGGTTCTGGGCCGGCCTGCAAGGGTTTTGAGGAGGACATTCTTTAGGCTCCTCTCTTTTGGGGTTGAGTGAATGGGGCATGTGTTTTAGGCCTACTCTATGTTAGTAAATAGtttactttcaataatttaCTAAGCTTTTTTATAAACCAATGCACTTTTTGTGCTTCTAGCAGATCTTCTGGGGTAGTACTGAAGGAATATTCATGTTAGTCCAATGTATTTGATGTCAAATAAGTCTCTTAGTTTCTACGTACCAATGTGGGTAGCACAATTTCTTGACTATCCATAATTGGTagcagaagggtatgtaatggtcattctgacTTGTAATCAATATATTGGCTTCTgttttaattcaaaaaaatgattattcaaaaaacaaaaaagctatAGTACATACCTAGTTTACCTTATATCGATAATTTTTCAAGAGTGGAGAGAATTTTTGTGGAGAAAAATTAGGCAAATCTCCCTCTTTTGAGCTAGGTGAAGAAATTTCATGATCTGAACGATTTATATTTGACCCGCTAAAAccttttcctattttgtttttgcGAGTCACTTTCCCTTCCCTCCTCACAAACGGGTCTAAATAAAACTCGGAAGTCCGAACTCGTTCACCAGAGAAGGGAACCCACTTTGCCTCTGTATTCGAAAACCAGTCGTCTCTCTCAGGTAATCTTGTTCTTTGTCTCTACACAACTCAACAGCTACACTCACAGAGAGCCAGACTTCTCTTGGGGAAATCCCAATGCCTTCCAAATGTATGATGAAATGCCCCAGAGAAATATTTGTTCTGAGAACTCATTGCATTTGGGTTTTCTTCCAAGTGATGGATGAGTATACGCGTATTTCGCTCAATTCGGTTAACTTCTTCATCATTTCAATTGATTCTGCTCGGTTTTATGCATTTTGGTAATCATGAACATAAACAATGCGTCAACTATCTTATATCTCTTCCTTGTTTGCTGCATATAGAAATTTGGAAAGTGCAAAATGGTGGTTTGCTATCCCTCCACGCCGAAGAAGAAAGCTTTGGCTGTGGGATTTTTCATTTCGGCTGCTGCTCTTTTCGCTTACGGTGTGCATCTCTCCTATGTCAACGTTGCACCTCAGCAAGCTCGAACCAAAGCTCGAAATGAGTTTGTTAGAGAACGATTGAAACAGAAATATGGGAAATGAGCATGCAGGTTGCGATGTCAGAGTTCAGGTTGTCGGATCATTTTGTCATGCTTATGAATTTTATCCCTTGTGATCACCAATTCTGGGATGATACAGAATGCTCGTGATCATGATTTGATTGCCATTATGTTCTACAATTACCTGAAGGAAAGGACTAGTTTTATACTTCGTACTGTCACTAACATTGTAAGATTTGCTTCTATGCAACTGGTAAGTTTGGTTTAACAATATGGTCCTTCTTCGTGTAAACTTCCCCATATATGAACATCTTTCCCCCATTTTCTTTTATGACTATGTTGGTCTATTATGTACAGTGGCCTCATGGGACTGCTAAAAGAATGAAATTAGGATGATTTGCTTTCAGGATTTGCTTCATTCTTGGATTATACATTACCGGCTTTGGTGAAAAATTCATTCCTCAAAATTCAGTATCTTGGGAATGCCAGATCTCCTCCCATCTCCCACAATCCCACATAGCTATCAGTTTCAATTTCAGCAGTTCAACAGCTCCAAAACTTGACTTGCACCAGCTCCTACTCAAATTTATTAGCCTAAAATGAAGTGAATCTTACTTCTGTCCCAGTATCGCCATAGAATTAGCCAATTGGAGGAACAAAATTTTAATAATTAAACAAGATCAGAAATTTGATATTGATTGCAAGCCTTCAGGGAGGTCATGGCAATTGAAGCAAGAAACTGATATGAAGTTTGTGAGAAAGGTGGGTGAATGGTTAATGCTGGTTTCTTGAGGCCGTGCAAAGGGGCTTTCAAAAAGGAATTCAGCAATCATTTGGATCTCAGGTTGCAGAGAGCATGAATTTGAATTTAACTTGAATCTTAATTTCAGAACACATGAAAAGAAATTGGAGACAATCCAACCTCTCCTACAACAGGAAAGAAACAATAGAACCTCAGCGCTGATAGTATGGAGAAATGGAAGCCAGACGACAACATATACTTGGTGGTACATCCAACATTAGGTCTCTGTTGCCATGACTACTATGAAACCCAGGAAAAcaggaaaaaccaaaaactgccTGTTCAGTtgagaaaaattattttcacaACAGATAACGTCCATAACTCCCATATCAATTGTTTCACTTTTTCTATCAAAATTTTAATATAAAGACTCTTTTCCCATCAAAAATTTTACTTCTAAAGAATTTTGGGATTCCTGTTCTACCTCATTGAGATGAAAGTGAGTAATCCTCAAAGAAACGAGCTCAATCCTACAacacacagttcaacaaaaCTTAGTGTCATACTTTACCAAAAAGAGATTAGTCCAAAAACAAACATAGGAATGTAACTCCTGATTAAACATTCAACCATAAAAAGATTGTTTTCAACTTCAACTGAAAAAACTGCAATCCATTAAAAGTAAGGAAGGAGGAAGGAAAAATGAGAATGTATACTTGCTAAAAGAATGAAATTAGGATGATTTGCTTTCAGGATTTGCTTCATTCTTGGATAATATATTACCGGCTTTGGTGAAAAATTCGTTCCACAAAATTCAGTATCTTGGGAATGCCAGATCTCCTCCCATCTCCCACAATCCCACATAGCTATCAGTTTCAATTTCAGCAGTTTCAACAGCTCCAGAACTTGACTTGCACCATCTCCTACTCAAATTTATTAGCCTAAAATGAAGTGAATCTTACTTCTGTCCTACTCAAATTTATTAGAGCCTAAAATGAAGTGAATCTTACTTCTGTCCTACTCAAATTTATTAGAGCCTAAAATGAAGTGAATCTTACTTCTGTCCCAGTATCGCCATAGAATTAGCCAATTGGAGGAACAAAATTTTAATAATTAAACAAGATCAAAAACTTGATATTGATTGCAAGCCGTCAAGGAATCAGTTTCGTTTGTGAGAAAGGTGGGTGAATGGTTAATGCTGTTTTCTTGAAGCCGTGCAAAGGGGATTTCAAAAAGGAGTCCAGCAATCACTTGGATCTCAGGTTGCAGAGGgcttgaatttgaatttaactTGTATCTAAATTTCGGAACACATGAAAAGAAATTAGAGACAATCCAACCTCCTACAACAGGAAAGAAACAATAGAACCTCAGTGCTGATAGTATGGAGAAATGGAAACCAGACTACAACACATACTTGGTGGTACATCCAACATTAGGTCTGTGTTGCCACGACTACtatgaaacccagaaaacagGAAAACCCAAAAACTGACTGTTCAGTTGAGAAAAATTCTTTTCACAACAGATAATGTCCATAGCTTCCATACCAATTGTTTCACTTTTCTATCAAAAGATATACTCTTTTCCCATCAAAAATTTTACTTCTAAAGAATTTTGGGATTCCTGTTCTACCTCATTGAGATAAAAGCGAGTAATCCTCAAAGAAACGAGCTCAATCCTACAACACACAGTTCAATAAAACTTACAGTTTCATACTTTACCCAAAATGAGATTAGTCCAAAAACAAACATAAGAATGTAACTCCTGATTAAACATTCAACCATAAAAAGATTGTTTTCAACTTCAACTGAAAAAACTGCAATCCATTAAAAAGTAAGAAAGGAGGAAGGAAACAGCATATTCTGAGTCTAAAATGACTAAGTTCAAACAGCAAAATTTTAGGCAGCTGCTCcctttcccttcttcttctggAGCTTCTTCATGTAAAACTCCAGCTCTTTGCCCTCCAAGATGTATCTGCAAAATTATAAATGAGAATCAAAATACTGTAAATGCAACTACGAAGAATGTGCCTGTGATCAAATATTCCAATAAGAGAGAAGCACAAGTAGAGAAAGCAACATACCCATCTGCACGGCCACATTGACCAGGTCGTGAAGAGATGCAAGCCAATAGACGACCACCACCAAATTGTTCCTCAATATGCTGGTCCAGCACACGAGTCTGCTGACGCTTCTCTAGCTTCCTTGCTACATGCTTGCTCTTCTTCACCTCCTCAGCAGCAGCGGCAGCAGCAGTAGCGGCCTCACCATCCTATGAAACCAAAGGTAAAAAAATGATTAGAGAAACCACACCTAAGTTCATCTATCAGCATGTGTAACTAAATTTTTATTCATCATAAATTTAGTTGCCTCTTGCAACACTTCCAAATAAATTTAAGTTTACACTTAGCACACATACATAATGTCGGATCCAATAACTATAAAACTacataaattaaaagaaaatatcacAAAGCAGGTGCAACCTTATGGAAAATACTGCCTAATTATAACTTCCATCAACCAAAAGAAATAGTAGAGCCCTAcctctgcttctttcttgataACAGCTGCAGTTTTCTTCCTGCGCCCAATTTCAACACCATAGTGGGTAGAATACCACTGCTTGAAAGGTGCTGCATCAACCTGAACAATGGCACCCTTCACCAAGGTTTGAGTACGCACCAGCTCATTGTTAGATGCATTGTAGACAACATCAAGAAGACGGGTCTTCCTGGTCACAGTCTCACTACCCCAAGAGAAATTTCCTGTGTCGAGCCTCAAAGCACGCCACTTCACATTTCCACCTCGAACCCTGATCCTCCTCACTGTCTTGTTGCTGGACAGTTTAGTGTTGGCAGGCACCCTTCCGAGCTCATACCTTCAAACAGAAAGTtcaaacaaaatcaattttgaGATCACTCACTTAGAACCAAATCAATTCCTATACTTCAGCGCAAAATATAGACATCAACCATTGAGCACCACATAATCATTCCAACTTCACTGCTTTCTAATCATGCAAAACTTAGCAAAAACGGATGCTTTGGTGCTGTGTTCTTAACACGGTGAATCCATAAACAAAAACACCataaaatgaaaataacaaTGAAAACGAATCAAAACAACCCATTAAAATTTTTGCAAAATAGTGGAATACTATCATCAACTCAATAACCAAAATCATCAAAAGGTTTCATTAATCTCTGCaagatataaaaaaataataataataacaataacatGGTACATACATTGAACATTCAAGagcaaagaaatcaaaacagtgTATAACGAATTTACATACATGACGCATAGTAATCTACTGAAAGAtctaacaaatatatataaatcaaaaccaagaaCAATGAAAGAATCATACTTTCGCTTCTTCCTCCACGCCTTCTTCTTGCCTCCAGTGGCACGTCTCTTGTGCATGGAATCTCGAGAGATACCTAACAAATCACACCAGATTTCAAGATTATCATCACagaaaagatcaaaacttgaacAGAGACTGAAACAATTTGAGCAAAAACAGAGGTACCCATGACTGAAAGGAAGTGGAGAAATCGAAAAGTGGAATGAgaatgagagaagaagagaggaggGAGGTACCCATTTTGGCAGAAGGAGAGTTCCAAGGTTTCTCTGTTGCGGGAGCTGCGGCAACGCGGCTAGGGTTTGAGGCAACTGAATGAAGCGAGCAATGCTTTTAGTACAGACCTAGTGAACGAAATTACTGTCGTGTCCCTGGCCCAAAAGGTatgacccaaaaccaaaaccaaaccctaagTTCAACTTTATGTTGAGCGGCCAAGCCCAAACCaatgttcttcttttttctttttcttttttggttaaaatACAACCTCATTAAAAAGGGAAAAgacccctaaaaaaaaaaaaaaacatcagagAGCTACCATCTGCATCTATTCGTCAAAGTCGAGAACTAATACATGAAGTAACCGGGAATACATGTAaaacataaaatatatatatatatatatatatatatattaaatattacTGACCTATATTGATTGGacacaaatatataaaaaaaatagccTAGACCTAGTTTAAAATGGGAGAGGATGCTCTCCTGAGCTCAAATTTTGCCTAACATGCCTAAGCTTTGGATGACAAAGCAACACTAGTATAAAATTACATCCAATGGCCTATATGGAGTTTCTTAAATTTGTActtatttatctttttcttaATCTCTGCTGATGCAAAAAACAAGTCACCCCCCAccatctttctctctccctcttttctGCTTTGCCAATTTCTTAGATCTTGTCTCACCCAAGATGGGTTCATGGTGATTAATTAAGAGgaaagggaaaatcgtccgtacagtacctgacattttccccattctaaacttcagtacctcacgttcagaaaatatcataacggtacctgaggttttgaccccgaccgaagattggtaccTAGTGTCGTTAGCTCTGTTACAAAAATTAACGGCTGAAGGATAATTTTGTCTTTTCATGTCTTAATTCATTATTCTTTTatctaaactttttttttcttttttttttctctttccctattgtTCCTCTCTCTCGTccccattcaaacccagaactctctctctctctctctctctcatcctctCTGGTCTATTCAAGTTTGGAGTCTTTGGACTAACCACTCCGCTATCAGTTTCCTCTATTTCTCTTCTCTGATTATGAATCTGTATCAGCTATCTCTCCTATCTATTTATTtcacacaaaaatcaaaatccaaagcaTATTCTGATTCAAGAACACAGTGGCCCAACAAATCACAGCACCCAAATCTACAATTATTCACTGAagcaatcaaaacccaaaaatcataATCTTCAAAAGACAATAATTGCAAGAAAACTAAAACAGATTGGCCGGCCAGAAGCTTGGAAACTTGCCGGAAATCCCAAAATTATTCTCCCCTTCGATTCTCTCTCATGTCTTATCATCTGGACAAAGCAACACTATGGATAGGTCAGCGAGGTCGAAAGGAAGCTTCTGACACCAGTGAGACGCTATGATCAAGATGGAATCGGAAAACTCGCCGGAGAACCCGAGAAGTTTCCGGGCTTCTTCCTGCCTCCATCCCCAGTCATTCGGAGCAGGGACGACCGAGCTCCGGTTAGTGACGCCAAGAGGAGTCGAACGACGCCTGTCTGACGTCGGGTGTTGGCCGAAAGTGGAGATACCATCGGTctgggtaggcctcatcaacgggccaGGCCGGGCTTAGCCCTGCTCATTGGTAGCGGGCTTGGGCCAGGCCAGGCTGGGTcttactccatttttaaatagtagcaGGCCGGGCTgagctttattgtaaattgaaggatccaagcccattTAATGCGGGCCTCGCGACCTTTTTAGGGCCTGGCCGGGctaagccttgcgggctttttcggggcgGGCCTTGcaggctttatttacaaataaatctttaaagataatattttttataa
It encodes:
- the LOC112168134 gene encoding 40S ribosomal protein S8, with the translated sequence MGISRDSMHKRRATGGKKKAWRKKRKYELGRVPANTKLSSNKTVRRIRVRGGNVKWRALRLDTGNFSWGSETVTRKTRLLDVVYNASNNELVRTQTLVKGAIVQVDAAPFKQWYSTHYGVEIGRRKKTAAVIKKEAEDGEAATAAAAAAEEVKKSKHVARKLEKRQQTRVLDQHIEEQFGGGRLLACISSRPGQCGRADGYILEGKELEFYMKKLQKKKGKGAAA